One window of the Chryseobacterium sp. CY350 genome contains the following:
- a CDS encoding S8 family serine peptidase → MKKIVLAAVFLAGFSSTYAQDAKAAALDPKEDKDLMTWYHKDFATSKVYGVNTANAYQYLESKGLKPKTVVVGVLDSGVQVDHPGLVKNMWSNPNEVPGNGKDDDGNGYIDDIHGWNFIGGKNGDIDVDNMEVTRVVAKYKPIFEGDDSTKNKANQAKMPEEFAMYMKSKEIYSKKSVEAKQGFQTYTMITELIPNMVKLLGGKSVTPENIAAIKTPTDQKDAIALNILTQVSRSPEFAGKSSSDFEKAMRAQMKEAIDETGPSSKQYDITYDPRKEIVGDNYDDYSEKNYGNNHYEGPDAMHGTHVAGIIAGAPQGKEIQYGVASKVAKIMSVRTVPNGDERDKDVANAIKYAVDNGAKVLNMSFGKPVSPGKNVVWDAFKYAEDKGVLLVKAAGNENEDVAEHLAYPTNFKNISDAAPFVNNVLVVGASTNKNDALRAGFSNYNKKMVNVFAPGDQIYSTVPKNEYRYLQGTSMASPVVAGAAAVLLAYMPNLKPAQIIEALVKTSNASTENEFGEKSQAGGVIDVRKAAEYAFTNFYDGKTTKVKKSTKTKKAKK, encoded by the coding sequence ATGAAGAAAATAGTATTAGCTGCTGTCTTTTTAGCAGGATTCAGTTCTACTTACGCACAGGATGCAAAGGCTGCGGCTCTTGATCCGAAAGAAGATAAAGATCTTATGACGTGGTATCATAAAGATTTTGCTACATCTAAGGTTTATGGAGTAAATACAGCAAACGCGTATCAATATCTTGAATCAAAAGGTCTGAAGCCTAAAACAGTTGTAGTGGGTGTTTTAGACAGTGGAGTTCAGGTTGATCATCCTGGTCTTGTAAAAAATATGTGGTCTAACCCGAATGAGGTTCCGGGTAACGGAAAAGATGATGACGGAAACGGATATATTGATGACATTCACGGTTGGAATTTTATAGGTGGTAAAAATGGTGATATTGATGTAGACAACATGGAAGTAACAAGAGTTGTGGCTAAATATAAACCAATTTTTGAAGGCGATGATTCTACAAAAAACAAAGCAAATCAGGCCAAAATGCCGGAAGAATTTGCAATGTACATGAAGTCTAAAGAGATTTATTCTAAAAAAAGTGTAGAAGCTAAACAGGGTTTTCAGACTTATACAATGATTACAGAGCTTATTCCTAATATGGTAAAATTATTAGGTGGAAAATCTGTAACTCCCGAAAATATTGCAGCAATCAAAACCCCTACAGATCAGAAAGATGCAATTGCTCTAAATATTCTGACCCAGGTTTCCAGAAGTCCTGAATTCGCGGGGAAATCATCATCAGATTTTGAAAAAGCAATGAGAGCGCAAATGAAGGAAGCGATCGATGAGACCGGACCTTCTTCAAAACAGTATGACATCACTTATGATCCTAGAAAGGAAATTGTTGGTGATAATTACGATGACTACTCAGAGAAAAATTACGGAAACAACCATTATGAAGGTCCGGATGCAATGCACGGGACTCACGTTGCGGGAATTATAGCAGGAGCTCCTCAAGGAAAAGAAATTCAATATGGAGTGGCTTCTAAAGTTGCGAAAATAATGTCTGTAAGAACTGTTCCAAATGGTGATGAGAGAGATAAAGACGTTGCTAATGCAATAAAATATGCAGTTGATAATGGCGCAAAGGTCTTAAATATGAGCTTTGGTAAACCTGTTTCTCCGGGTAAAAATGTTGTTTGGGATGCATTTAAATATGCCGAAGATAAAGGCGTTCTTCTTGTGAAAGCTGCGGGGAATGAAAATGAAGATGTTGCAGAACATTTAGCATATCCTACAAATTTTAAGAATATAAGTGATGCAGCTCCTTTTGTAAACAATGTTTTAGTTGTTGGAGCAAGTACAAACAAGAATGATGCTTTAAGAGCAGGATTCTCTAACTACAACAAAAAAATGGTAAATGTTTTTGCTCCAGGAGATCAAATTTATTCTACCGTTCCAAAAAATGAATATAGATACCTTCAGGGTACATCAATGGCATCACCAGTTGTTGCAGGTGCCGCTGCAGTATTGTTAGCGTATATGCCAAATCTGAAGCCGGCACAAATCATTGAGGCTTTGGTGAAGACGAGCAATGCGAGTACAGAAAACGAATTTGGTGAAAAGTCTCAGGCTGGAGGAGTTATTGATGTGAGAAAAGCGGCTGAGTATGCTTTTACTAACTTCTACGATGGAAAAACGACAAAGGTGAAGAAATCTACAAAAACAAAAAAAGCAAAAAAATAA
- a CDS encoding WbqC family protein, producing MKKVLLPVFYLPPISWFSVFLDPENDVVFEQYESFPKQTYRNRTNIYGANGKLSLIIPINHTGKREMKDIEISYREDWLKIHWKSIKNVYQGSAYFEYYEDKFEILYEKKEKYLLDFNLKSIDIIQKILKVEKAQSLNEEYIRNPSEINFREKFSTKIRTEFQMEEYYQTFTDKYGFLKDLSIIDLVCNKGPESVTYLKNIK from the coding sequence ATGAAGAAAGTATTATTACCGGTATTTTATTTACCACCAATCTCATGGTTTTCAGTTTTTTTAGATCCTGAAAATGACGTTGTTTTTGAGCAATACGAAAGTTTTCCGAAACAAACCTACAGAAACAGAACCAATATTTACGGAGCTAACGGTAAGCTGTCGCTTATTATTCCTATCAATCATACAGGAAAAAGGGAAATGAAAGATATTGAAATTTCTTACAGAGAAGACTGGCTGAAAATTCATTGGAAATCTATAAAAAATGTGTATCAAGGTTCGGCATACTTTGAATATTATGAAGATAAATTTGAAATTCTTTATGAGAAAAAAGAAAAATATCTTTTAGATTTTAATTTGAAAAGTATAGATATTATTCAAAAGATCTTAAAAGTCGAAAAGGCACAATCTTTGAATGAAGAGTACATCAGAAATCCTTCTGAGATTAATTTTCGAGAAAAATTTTCTACGAAAATACGGACAGAATTTCAAATGGAAGAATATTATCAAACATTTACAGATAAATATGGTTTCTTAAAAGATTTATCAATAATAGATCTTGTTTGTAACAAAGGACCGGAATCTGTGACTTATCTTAAAAATATTAAATAA
- the lepB gene encoding signal peptidase I, whose translation MNYFLTYAVYVLVLSVLMGISTWELFKKMGYSPILAFVPFYNYFVILKETKHPKWWSILSYLPIVGPIMMSVFHLYLMRKFGKTLFKDQFLTVVLPFIYMATVNYSKDAEIEDENDLYLTEEEKNSRKKDTFAGSITFAVVFATIIHVFFTQPFGIPTGSMERTLLVGDFLFVNKWSYGYRLPMRPLAIPFLQGTILDTGEKGNPKDDPKSYVEAVKLPYERIFQFNKPQRNDVVVFNYPRDSVHTSIDRRDPYVKRLVAVAGDTFEMRNGRLFVNGKPETVLGDQEVQHSYTVNTGTQLDIPALYNTFGFLPVRENQTNTGFEYIFQGLTDKTAKDIKALPNVVDMKENIFPKDSGTVSHKLNAEKNAYTKSIDTTQSIFPINKPWNQDFYGPLKIPKKGDIVAVNQETLPEYQWIISEYEHNKLENKNGKIFINGKETNQYTIQQDYYMMVGDNRDASLDARFFGFVPEENIVGKPMFTWMSVQGAFKDSSSSYQAPFKIRWDRMFKATNTGEANKTSYWWIAAMILVLFFGWEYFVKLFGKKKSEEDL comes from the coding sequence ATGAATTATTTTTTAACGTACGCAGTTTATGTTCTCGTTTTATCAGTATTGATGGGGATTTCCACTTGGGAGCTGTTCAAAAAAATGGGGTATAGTCCGATATTGGCTTTTGTACCTTTTTACAATTATTTCGTTATTTTAAAAGAAACAAAACATCCTAAATGGTGGTCGATTTTATCGTATTTGCCGATCGTTGGTCCCATCATGATGTCTGTTTTTCATTTATATTTAATGAGAAAATTTGGAAAAACTCTATTTAAAGATCAATTTCTAACGGTTGTTCTTCCTTTCATCTACATGGCGACAGTTAATTATTCTAAAGATGCTGAAATAGAAGATGAAAACGATTTATATTTAACTGAAGAAGAAAAAAACTCAAGAAAGAAAGATACTTTTGCAGGTTCTATTACTTTTGCAGTTGTTTTTGCAACAATCATTCATGTTTTTTTCACACAGCCTTTTGGAATTCCTACCGGTTCGATGGAAAGAACGCTTTTGGTAGGTGATTTCTTATTTGTCAATAAATGGAGCTACGGTTACCGACTACCGATGCGCCCTTTAGCAATTCCTTTTTTACAAGGTACCATTCTTGATACAGGAGAAAAGGGAAATCCGAAAGACGATCCGAAATCTTATGTAGAAGCTGTAAAATTGCCTTATGAAAGAATATTTCAGTTTAATAAGCCTCAACGAAATGATGTTGTAGTTTTCAACTATCCTCGAGATTCTGTACATACATCAATCGACAGAAGAGATCCTTATGTAAAAAGATTGGTTGCTGTTGCAGGAGATACTTTCGAAATGAGAAACGGAAGACTTTTTGTGAATGGTAAACCTGAGACTGTTTTGGGCGATCAGGAAGTTCAGCATTCTTACACCGTAAATACAGGAACTCAGCTAGATATTCCTGCTTTATACAATACGTTCGGATTCTTACCTGTAAGAGAAAATCAAACCAACACTGGTTTTGAATACATATTTCAAGGTTTGACGGATAAGACAGCAAAAGATATAAAAGCTTTGCCCAACGTTGTTGATATGAAAGAAAATATCTTTCCAAAAGACTCCGGAACGGTTTCTCATAAATTGAACGCTGAAAAAAATGCTTACACGAAAAGTATAGATACCACGCAATCTATTTTCCCAATCAACAAACCTTGGAATCAGGATTTTTATGGTCCGCTGAAAATTCCTAAGAAAGGAGATATAGTGGCTGTTAATCAGGAAACATTACCAGAATATCAATGGATAATTTCCGAGTATGAGCACAACAAACTTGAAAACAAAAACGGTAAGATATTCATCAACGGAAAGGAAACCAATCAATATACAATTCAGCAGGATTACTATATGATGGTGGGAGACAATAGAGATGCTTCATTAGATGCGAGATTTTTCGGTTTTGTTCCTGAAGAAAATATTGTTGGAAAGCCGATGTTTACATGGATGAGCGTTCAGGGAGCATTTAAAGATTCAAGCTCTTCTTACCAGGCGCCATTTAAAATTCGTTGGGATAGAATGTTCAAAGCAACAAATACTGGTGAAGCCAACAAAACTTCTTATTGGTGGATCGCAGCTATGATTCTTGTACTTTTCTTTGGCTGGGAGTATTTTGTTAAACTTTTCGGAAAGAAAAAGTCAGAAGAAGATTTATAA
- the dapB gene encoding 4-hydroxy-tetrahydrodipicolinate reductase — MKIALVGYGKMGKIIDEIATKRGHEIVARLKETPTAENLNNPDVVIEFSLPEVAFNNIKTCLENKIPVICGTTGWLERKTEIENIAVQNGTAFLYGSNFSLGVNLFFALNEKLADLMKNVNEYSCQLEEIHHIHKLDAPSGTAISLAEGIINHNPKFDAWKLEETQDKELGIFAIREDEVPGTHSVFYRSEVDEIEIKHTAYNRNGFALGAVVAAEWIKGKKGNFTMKNVLGL, encoded by the coding sequence ATGAAAATAGCATTAGTCGGATATGGGAAAATGGGCAAAATTATTGATGAAATTGCCACCAAAAGAGGTCATGAAATTGTTGCCCGTTTAAAAGAAACGCCAACTGCAGAAAACCTCAATAATCCGGATGTAGTTATCGAATTTTCTCTTCCCGAAGTAGCATTTAATAATATTAAAACCTGTTTAGAAAATAAAATTCCTGTAATTTGCGGAACCACAGGTTGGCTCGAAAGAAAAACTGAGATTGAAAATATTGCTGTTCAGAACGGTACAGCATTTTTATACGGTTCAAATTTTAGTTTGGGAGTGAATTTATTTTTTGCTTTAAATGAAAAGCTGGCAGATCTGATGAAAAATGTTAACGAATATTCTTGTCAGTTAGAAGAAATTCATCACATTCACAAATTAGATGCGCCAAGCGGCACTGCTATATCTTTGGCGGAAGGAATTATAAATCATAATCCGAAATTCGACGCATGGAAACTTGAAGAAACTCAGGATAAAGAGTTGGGGATTTTTGCCATTCGTGAAGACGAAGTTCCGGGAACGCACAGTGTTTTTTACAGAAGTGAAGTTGATGAAATTGAGATAAAACACACGGCGTACAATAGAAATGGTTTCGCTTTAGGAGCAGTGGTTGCTGCAGAATGGATTAAAGGTAAAAAGGGAAATTTTACAATGAAAAACGTTTTGGGACTTTAA
- a CDS encoding DUF5683 domain-containing protein — protein sequence MKKVFFTFLLCLSAIAFSQVIPRDSVITETKVETVASDSAMLNKIPETSIVETIEKANAPSKIIVTKLNPTKAGLYSAVLPGLGQFYNKKYWKIPIVWGAVGAGVGIALWNQNQYKKYREYYIAKLNGTPNEFIDQRPYLDKIALANAQDRSKRQRDYAIAISGLIYILNIVDAVVDAHLYEGRKDPDLTFAPAVIYDDFGNTPPKTGLSLNFKF from the coding sequence ATGAAAAAAGTATTTTTCACATTTTTACTTTGTCTTTCTGCGATCGCTTTTTCGCAGGTGATTCCGCGTGACAGTGTAATTACTGAGACCAAAGTGGAAACTGTCGCGAGTGACAGCGCAATGCTCAATAAAATTCCTGAGACATCTATTGTTGAAACAATAGAGAAAGCAAATGCACCGTCAAAAATTATTGTGACTAAATTAAATCCTACCAAAGCGGGTTTATATTCTGCCGTTTTGCCCGGATTAGGACAGTTTTACAATAAAAAATATTGGAAAATCCCGATCGTTTGGGGAGCTGTAGGAGCCGGAGTGGGAATTGCACTTTGGAATCAAAATCAGTATAAAAAATACAGAGAATATTACATCGCAAAGCTCAACGGAACGCCGAATGAGTTTATAGATCAAAGACCTTATCTGGACAAAATTGCATTAGCAAATGCGCAAGACAGATCAAAAAGGCAGAGAGATTATGCAATTGCAATCAGTGGATTGATCTATATTTTGAATATTGTTGACGCTGTTGTAGATGCACATTTATATGAAGGGCGTAAAGATCCTGATCTTACTTTTGCGCCGGCTGTCATTTATGATGATTTCGGAAATACTCCTCCAAAAACAGGATTGAGTTTAAATTTCAAATTTTAA
- a CDS encoding ParB/RepB/Spo0J family partition protein: MKDKKRAMGRGLGAILSAESKATVNSATDEGADKFVGNIVEVSIEDIYPNPTQPRTYFDEKALNELAQSIKNLGVIQPITLRKEGENFEIISGERRFRASKIAGLTSIPAYIRLVNDQELLEMALVENIQREDLDSIEIALTYQRLLDEIGMTQENLSQRVGKDRSTITNSIRLLRLSPDIQNAIRSGEISAGHGRAIISMDNEELQQILFDLIIKDKLNVRQAEQAATALKNPKSLAAKAVKTELSNNYKRAQKTISDLLDVKVEIKTTGNGKKGKIVLDFKNEDELEYILSHIK; this comes from the coding sequence ATGAAAGACAAAAAAAGAGCGATGGGACGAGGTTTGGGTGCTATTCTTAGTGCAGAATCCAAAGCTACTGTAAACTCTGCAACAGATGAAGGCGCAGATAAATTTGTAGGAAATATCGTAGAAGTTTCAATTGAAGATATTTATCCGAATCCCACTCAGCCAAGAACTTATTTTGACGAAAAAGCATTAAACGAGCTTGCACAGTCTATAAAAAATTTAGGAGTAATTCAGCCGATTACCCTAAGAAAGGAAGGTGAGAATTTTGAGATTATCTCTGGAGAAAGACGTTTCAGAGCGAGTAAAATTGCAGGTTTAACTTCTATTCCGGCATACATTCGTCTGGTTAACGATCAGGAATTGCTTGAAATGGCTCTAGTTGAAAATATTCAGCGTGAAGATCTTGATTCTATTGAGATTGCGTTGACGTATCAGAGACTTTTAGACGAGATCGGCATGACTCAGGAAAATCTAAGCCAAAGAGTTGGTAAAGACAGAAGTACAATTACCAATTCTATCAGATTGTTAAGATTGAGTCCGGATATTCAGAATGCGATCAGAAGCGGTGAGATTTCTGCAGGGCACGGAAGAGCGATTATCAGTATGGATAATGAAGAGCTTCAGCAGATTTTATTTGATTTAATTATAAAAGATAAATTGAATGTTCGCCAGGCCGAGCAAGCTGCCACGGCTCTCAAAAATCCAAAATCACTGGCTGCAAAAGCGGTGAAAACCGAACTTTCTAATAATTACAAAAGAGCACAGAAAACTATTTCTGATCTTTTGGATGTAAAAGTTGAAATTAAAACCACCGGAAACGGTAAAAAAGGTAAAATTGTACTCGATTTCAAAAATGAAGACGAACTGGAGTATATTTTATCTCATATTAAATAA